In the genome of Candidatus Poribacteria bacterium, one region contains:
- a CDS encoding dTMP kinase has product MKPSSFLRKEKLKRGIFITFEGIEGAGKTTQSERLATALGPDVVHTREPGGTHISERIRDIFLASDNITPMTELLLIAAARAQHVDERIRPALDANRTVICDRFIDATVAYQGYRGGIDLSFIHQLNRIATGGLTPDITFILDLPPEIGVSRQQHAAIVRDRLDKESLESHRKVRTGYLSVAKANPHRIKLIDATQSPDVIHAEVLAEYQDYTWV; this is encoded by the coding sequence ATGAAACCCTCGTCATTCCTCCGCAAGGAAAAATTAAAACGCGGAATTTTTATTACATTTGAAGGCATAGAAGGAGCAGGAAAGACGACGCAATCAGAACGTTTGGCAACCGCGCTGGGACCGGACGTTGTACACACCCGTGAACCTGGCGGCACACATATTTCTGAACGGATACGCGACATCTTTCTGGCATCAGACAACATAACCCCGATGACAGAACTGCTTCTCATTGCTGCCGCACGCGCCCAGCACGTAGACGAACGGATACGTCCAGCGTTAGACGCAAACCGGACTGTCATCTGTGATCGGTTTATTGATGCCACTGTGGCGTATCAAGGCTATCGCGGCGGCATTGATCTTTCGTTTATTCACCAATTAAATCGTATTGCGACTGGCGGCTTAACCCCTGATATCACCTTTATCCTCGACCTACCTCCAGAGATAGGGGTATCACGCCAACAACACGCAGCGATCGTTCGCGACCGTCTGGACAAAGAATCGTTGGAATCTCACCGAAAGGTTCGCACAGGATACCTATCCGTCGCGAAGGCGAACCCACATCGCATCAAACTGATAGACGCGACACAGTCGCCAGATGTTATTCACGCTGAGGTCTTAGCCGAATATCAAGACTACACATGGGTTTAA
- a CDS encoding lactonase family protein, translating to MQTHVYLSIAGENRIAIYTLDVSSGDIELQENIGVSGSPGPLALSPCGNYLYAGLRSSREIASFRIDEKTKHLSLLRTVQLNADTCYIATDKTGSFLLSAYYGAGKVTVHTIGDDKTVQGEPLQTVETDIHAHCIETDASNRFAFVPHTVPRNAIYQFQFDEETGGLTQNPVGNLNPGAPIGPRHFCFHPNKPILYASNEQGSSVSAYTLQEGGEHPGILVDLQEDLSTLPADFDADNTCAQIHIDPQGTFLYVSNRGHDSIAAFAIDEESGKLSVVGHRLTEPTPRVFNIDATGSLLFVGGQGSGKLATYRINREIGALAPIGNYTVGESPMWVLFL from the coding sequence ATGCAAACGCATGTCTATCTCTCCATAGCAGGAGAAAATAGAATCGCCATTTACACATTGGATGTTTCCAGCGGCGACATTGAACTTCAGGAAAACATCGGAGTCAGCGGTTCCCCCGGTCCGTTAGCACTCTCACCGTGTGGTAACTATCTCTATGCTGGACTGCGATCCAGTCGGGAAATCGCAAGTTTCCGCATTGACGAAAAGACCAAACACCTTTCACTTTTGCGGACAGTCCAGTTGAACGCAGATACGTGTTATATTGCAACCGACAAAACCGGGAGTTTTTTGCTTTCCGCCTATTACGGTGCTGGCAAGGTTACTGTGCATACTATCGGCGACGATAAAACCGTCCAAGGTGAGCCGCTTCAGACCGTTGAGACCGATATACACGCACACTGCATCGAAACGGACGCTTCAAACCGATTTGCCTTTGTACCGCATACTGTGCCTCGAAACGCTATCTATCAGTTCCAATTCGATGAGGAAACAGGGGGCCTCACACAAAACCCCGTTGGGAATCTCAATCCGGGTGCTCCGATTGGACCCCGGCATTTCTGTTTTCATCCAAACAAACCGATCCTCTATGCCTCAAATGAACAAGGATCGAGTGTCTCCGCATACACGCTTCAAGAAGGAGGAGAACACCCAGGAATCTTGGTGGATTTACAGGAAGATCTGTCTACACTCCCCGCAGATTTCGATGCGGATAATACCTGTGCTCAGATTCACATCGATCCACAGGGGACATTTCTTTATGTTTCCAATCGAGGGCATGACAGCATCGCAGCATTCGCAATCGACGAAGAGAGCGGTAAACTCAGTGTTGTCGGGCATCGGTTAACCGAACCGACGCCGCGCGTTTTCAACATTGACGCAACCGGCTCCCTTCTCTTTGTCGGTGGCCAGGGGTCAGGTAAACTCGCTACCTACCGCATCAATCGAGAAATCGGAGCATTGGCACCGATTGGCAACTATACAGTCGGGGAAAGCCCGATGTGGGTACTTTTTCTCTAA
- a CDS encoding thiolase family protein, translating to MATTPDVVIVSAARTAVGRAGRGTLKNTRPDELAAATLRGAVEKLPRLDLDAVDDVIIGCATHEGPQGYNVARIASLRAGFPVTVPALTINRFCASGLETIAMGAEQILSGRAEVVVAGGVESMSQVPFGVNLSPNPTLIEHAPDAYLSMGLTAENLARKYNISRNTQDAYAYQSHRKAVAAIDAGKFTEEIVPLTIEETHFNSENTSATTCSVFDTDEGPRRDTSPEALASLKPVFHADGTVTAGNASQMSDGAAAVVLMSEARAETEGYNPLARFVSYATAGVSPEIMGIGPVPAIPKALATAGLTLADIDVIELNEAFAVQALTVIQEAQLPPEKVNVNGGAVALGHPLGCTGAKLTVSLINEMRRQNHRYGLVTMCIGGGMGAAGIFSF from the coding sequence ATGGCAACGACACCAGATGTGGTTATCGTATCTGCAGCACGGACAGCCGTAGGCAGAGCAGGGAGAGGGACACTCAAGAACACACGTCCAGATGAACTCGCTGCGGCTACTCTCCGCGGAGCGGTTGAGAAACTTCCACGCCTTGATCTGGATGCCGTAGACGATGTCATCATCGGATGTGCCACACATGAGGGACCACAGGGTTACAACGTCGCCCGTATCGCCAGTTTACGCGCAGGGTTTCCTGTTACCGTCCCCGCTCTGACAATCAATCGATTCTGTGCCTCTGGTTTAGAGACGATAGCAATGGGTGCGGAGCAGATTCTATCCGGGCGTGCCGAAGTAGTGGTTGCTGGTGGAGTAGAAAGTATGAGTCAGGTGCCGTTTGGGGTCAATCTATCACCGAACCCTACGCTCATAGAACACGCCCCCGATGCCTACCTCAGCATGGGATTGACCGCTGAAAACCTGGCGCGAAAGTATAATATATCTCGCAACACACAAGACGCTTATGCATACCAGAGTCATCGCAAGGCGGTCGCAGCGATTGATGCGGGTAAATTCACAGAAGAAATCGTGCCGCTGACAATAGAAGAAACGCATTTCAATTCAGAAAATACGTCCGCAACTACCTGTTCTGTGTTTGATACGGATGAAGGACCCCGCCGAGATACGTCGCCAGAAGCATTGGCATCTCTGAAACCTGTTTTTCATGCAGATGGCACTGTGACAGCCGGCAATGCCTCCCAAATGAGTGATGGTGCTGCTGCCGTTGTTTTGATGTCCGAGGCGCGAGCGGAAACCGAGGGTTACAATCCCTTAGCCCGTTTCGTCAGTTATGCTACAGCAGGCGTCTCGCCCGAAATCATGGGAATCGGACCTGTTCCTGCGATTCCGAAGGCACTCGCGACTGCCGGGTTAACTTTAGCCGATATAGATGTCATAGAGTTAAATGAAGCATTCGCCGTGCAAGCCCTCACCGTAATCCAAGAAGCACAATTGCCACCCGAAAAGGTAAACGTCAATGGGGGCGCAGTCGCCTTGGGACATCCACTCGGTTGCACAGGTGCCAAGCTCACCGTAAGTTTGATTAACGAAATGCGGCGGCAAAATCACCGATACGGCCTGGTAACAATGTGCATCGGTGGGGGCATGGGTGCCGCTGGTATTTTCAGTTTTTAA
- the holB gene encoding DNA polymerase III subunit delta' — MQNPIIGHQQIIEQLQHTVASGRIAGAYLFVGPAGVGKETVAHYFAQLIFCQQEAQPPMVCGTCLACRKADSGNHPDLQFIRPEGSLLKIGQIRELQRQVIYEPLEASRKIYILTDVDRMNPEAENCLLKTLEEPPASSVLILLTSNIQALLPTTRSRCQILQFHPMPTQELAEILVERFSVVPKQATALAIASGGSIGKALTQLENGDSLTEKVPEILRETDRLAAFRLAEDFKNKPETLGELVTWYRDLLFLQQGAPRELITHIYSVEELRAIVPYYSRLRIQQAIQTIFETKSLLENTNTNATLALEVMCLKLLKTS, encoded by the coding sequence GTGCAGAATCCGATTATTGGGCATCAGCAGATTATTGAGCAACTCCAGCACACCGTCGCATCCGGACGTATTGCCGGGGCATATCTTTTCGTTGGACCAGCGGGAGTCGGAAAGGAGACAGTCGCCCATTATTTTGCGCAATTAATCTTCTGTCAACAAGAAGCACAACCTCCGATGGTGTGTGGTACATGTCTCGCCTGTCGAAAGGCAGATTCGGGAAACCATCCTGATCTACAGTTCATTCGTCCTGAGGGTAGCCTGCTGAAAATAGGACAGATTCGAGAGTTGCAAAGACAAGTTATCTACGAGCCACTCGAAGCAAGTCGGAAAATCTACATTTTGACAGACGTGGATCGGATGAATCCAGAGGCTGAAAACTGCCTACTCAAGACGCTGGAAGAACCGCCCGCGTCATCCGTTTTAATTTTACTCACGTCAAATATCCAAGCACTCCTTCCAACAACACGTTCCCGATGCCAAATTCTCCAGTTCCACCCGATGCCGACACAAGAATTAGCAGAAATTTTAGTGGAGAGGTTCTCTGTAGTCCCAAAGCAAGCAACAGCACTCGCAATCGCATCGGGAGGATCCATTGGAAAAGCACTCACGCAGCTTGAAAATGGCGATTCACTCACAGAAAAAGTGCCGGAAATCCTCAGAGAGACGGATCGATTAGCCGCTTTCAGACTTGCCGAAGATTTTAAAAATAAACCTGAAACTTTAGGTGAGTTAGTCACATGGTATAGAGACCTCCTCTTTTTACAACAAGGCGCGCCCAGGGAATTGATAACACACATTTATTCCGTTGAGGAACTCCGAGCGATTGTCCCCTATTATTCTCGCTTGCGTATACAACAAGCCATCCAAACCATTTTTGAAACCAAATCCCTTCTTGAAAACACAAATACAAACGCTACTTTAGCTTTAGAGGTAATGTGTTTAAAATTACTCAAAACATCTTAA
- the ilvD gene encoding dihydroxy-acid dehydratase has translation MSNKLKPRSYAITDGPDRAAARTMLMFGDGGLSPDDLDKPIIGVANTWIEIGPCNFHLRRLAAKVKEGIRAAGGTPLEFNTVSISDGITMGTEGMKTSLISREIIADSIELVSIGNMFDAVVALCGCDKTVPGTVMALARLDIPSLTLYGGSIMPGKFQGRDVTIQDVFEAVGQHAEGTITVEELDDLISKGCPGPGACGGQFTANTMATAVEMLGIAPMGSGSVPAVVDDKDQEAYRAGQLVMDMLAADRRPSQIITRKSLENAITSVAATGGSTNGVLHLLAIAHEAQIPLTLEDFHTISQKTPVLADLKPGGQFVATDLYEAGGIPFLAKRLAEAGLLHTDELTVTGKSIGEEAGAATETEGQQVVRPVNTPLKPTGGFAILRGNLAPDGCVIKLAGQDKTLHRGPARIFNREEDTFAAIKGGQIQPGDVVVIRYEGPTGGPGMREMLGVTAAIVGAGLSEDVALLTDGRFSGATHGFMICHVAPEAAKGGPIAILQEGDEIVIDAKERCLDVNLSDAEIQERFEQWTPPEPRYARGVMAKYANSVSSASEGAVTG, from the coding sequence ATGTCCAATAAGTTGAAACCCCGAAGTTATGCGATTACCGACGGACCCGATCGCGCCGCCGCACGCACCATGCTCATGTTCGGTGATGGTGGATTATCACCTGACGATCTTGACAAACCGATTATCGGGGTTGCGAATACTTGGATCGAAATAGGTCCTTGTAACTTTCACCTGAGACGGCTTGCCGCTAAGGTTAAAGAGGGGATACGCGCTGCAGGTGGAACACCACTTGAATTCAATACCGTCAGTATCTCTGACGGCATCACGATGGGCACCGAGGGCATGAAAACTTCGCTTATCAGCCGGGAAATCATTGCCGACTCGATCGAGTTGGTTTCCATCGGTAACATGTTCGATGCTGTCGTTGCCCTGTGTGGATGCGATAAGACCGTCCCGGGTACTGTCATGGCACTTGCACGGTTAGATATTCCATCGCTCACGCTCTACGGCGGGTCGATCATGCCGGGCAAATTTCAGGGACGAGATGTCACCATCCAAGATGTGTTTGAAGCGGTCGGACAGCATGCGGAGGGTACAATAACTGTCGAAGAACTCGATGACTTGATTAGTAAAGGGTGTCCAGGTCCCGGGGCATGCGGCGGCCAATTTACTGCCAACACCATGGCAACAGCCGTTGAAATGTTAGGCATTGCTCCGATGGGAAGTGGGAGCGTTCCAGCTGTCGTAGACGACAAAGACCAAGAAGCATACAGAGCCGGACAACTCGTTATGGACATGCTCGCTGCTGACCGGAGACCGAGTCAGATTATCACCCGCAAGTCACTTGAGAATGCGATCACCTCAGTCGCCGCGACCGGTGGTTCTACCAATGGGGTTCTCCATCTACTCGCTATCGCGCACGAGGCACAGATTCCGTTGACGCTTGAGGATTTTCACACCATTAGTCAAAAAACACCCGTATTGGCTGACCTGAAGCCCGGTGGTCAGTTTGTCGCAACCGATCTTTATGAGGCTGGCGGCATTCCATTCTTGGCAAAACGCTTGGCAGAAGCAGGTTTGCTCCACACTGATGAACTCACTGTCACGGGGAAATCCATTGGCGAAGAGGCAGGCGCAGCCACCGAAACTGAAGGACAGCAAGTCGTCAGACCCGTCAATACCCCGCTCAAGCCAACTGGCGGTTTTGCCATCTTGAGAGGTAATCTTGCACCAGATGGGTGCGTTATTAAGTTGGCAGGTCAGGATAAAACGCTCCATCGGGGTCCCGCCCGTATTTTTAATCGTGAAGAGGATACCTTTGCCGCTATCAAAGGCGGACAGATCCAACCCGGGGATGTCGTCGTTATCCGTTATGAAGGACCCACCGGCGGTCCCGGTATGCGTGAAATGTTAGGCGTAACGGCAGCCATCGTTGGTGCTGGCTTAAGTGAAGATGTCGCTCTTCTAACCGACGGTAGATTCTCTGGCGCGACACACGGTTTCATGATCTGCCATGTCGCCCCCGAAGCCGCGAAAGGGGGTCCCATCGCTATCCTCCAAGAGGGAGATGAAATCGTGATTGACGCCAAAGAACGATGCCTCGACGTTAATCTCTCCGACGCTGAAATCCAAGAGCGCTTTGAGCAATGGACACCCCCTGAGCCGCGCTATGCTCGCGGCGTCATGGCAAAGTATGCCAATTCAGTATCTTCCGCTTCTGAAGGTGCCGTCACGGGATAG
- a CDS encoding enoyl-CoA hydratase/isomerase family protein — MTAPKPIISNADTSLIDIGNGIVRLELHSKLNIIGDGMLEMFDAALDEVETNWTGMIVATEAKNFSVGLNLILLLERAKNKDWDAISTTLRNLQTVCTRLRTASKPVVAATAGMALGGGCELAFGADAVQAFTESSIGLVELRVGLIPGGGGTKEMAFRCLKGQSPTAPIQTLFPYVNKAFDTLRESKVSQNATDAVELGYLQRTDPVSLDPEAHFEDAKRLVLSLHKADYRPPEPQQILVLGEEGIARLDLQTHLLREAGTIDDYTQQLANQLAYVLCGGKLSTPQFVTEQYLLDLEHEVFLSLCGAAETHARIEATLQRGKK, encoded by the coding sequence ATGACAGCCCCTAAACCTATCATCTCCAATGCAGATACGAGTCTGATAGACATCGGCAATGGCATCGTCCGGCTTGAGCTCCATAGCAAGTTGAACATCATCGGGGACGGAATGCTGGAGATGTTTGATGCCGCGTTGGATGAGGTAGAAACCAATTGGACAGGTATGATTGTCGCCACAGAAGCGAAGAATTTTTCGGTGGGACTCAACCTTATTCTCCTGTTGGAGCGTGCGAAAAACAAAGATTGGGATGCTATTTCGACAACGCTCCGGAACCTACAAACCGTTTGCACACGGCTTCGGACAGCATCAAAGCCGGTCGTCGCAGCAACAGCCGGTATGGCACTCGGTGGGGGTTGCGAACTCGCATTCGGTGCTGATGCAGTACAAGCTTTTACTGAAAGTTCCATCGGTCTCGTTGAACTCCGCGTGGGACTCATTCCGGGGGGTGGTGGCACTAAAGAGATGGCATTTCGATGTCTCAAAGGACAGTCTCCGACTGCACCGATTCAGACGCTCTTTCCCTATGTGAATAAGGCTTTTGATACGCTTCGTGAATCAAAGGTTTCACAAAACGCGACGGATGCAGTGGAACTCGGTTACCTTCAACGCACTGATCCGGTTTCATTAGATCCAGAGGCGCATTTCGAGGATGCCAAACGACTTGTGCTCTCACTGCACAAAGCAGATTATCGTCCACCGGAACCACAGCAGATACTTGTGCTCGGTGAAGAAGGAATCGCTCGGCTCGACCTACAAACACATCTCCTTCGCGAAGCCGGAACTATCGACGACTATACCCAGCAGCTTGCCAATCAATTGGCTTACGTCCTCTGTGGTGGTAAACTTTCAACGCCACAATTCGTCACCGAACAATACCTGCTCGACTTGGAGCATGAAGTATTCCTCAGTCTTTGTGGAGCGGCGGAAACCCACGCGAGAATAGAAGCAACGCTCCAGAGAGGTAAAAAGTAA
- a CDS encoding cupin domain-containing protein produces the protein MSKQKPIILHQAELDWETWNDPDLAAKSPVRWKILISGERGPSSQLSTGIAEMTPGTLLPLHHHAPAETYYVISGYGYITVGDQEASLSPGASVFIPTNAKHSLRCTRTENLVFLFTFAADQFDEIVYHFDA, from the coding sequence ATGAGTAAACAGAAACCCATCATCCTCCATCAAGCAGAACTTGACTGGGAAACTTGGAACGACCCAGACCTCGCTGCCAAGAGTCCAGTGCGTTGGAAAATTCTCATATCGGGTGAACGCGGACCCAGCAGTCAACTCTCTACCGGAATAGCAGAAATGACACCAGGTACCCTTCTCCCGCTTCATCACCATGCCCCAGCGGAGACATACTACGTCATCAGCGGTTACGGGTATATAACAGTAGGCGATCAAGAGGCATCACTCAGTCCCGGGGCATCCGTCTTTATACCCACTAATGCGAAACATTCGCTCCGTTGTACACGCACCGAGAATTTGGTTTTCCTATTCACCTTCGCAGCAGACCAATTCGACGAAATTGTCTACCATTTCGATGCGTAG
- a CDS encoding sodium-translocating pyrophosphatase, translating to MRDIACKRRWLNWKTFLISLPVLNLATVAFAQTDTVPTVPPIWWIAPIGALIALGFAYHFYRTVMKQNEGNETMREIAQSVREGAMAYLRQQYKVVGIVFVVLCLIFIFMAFVLDAQNKVIPFAFLTGGFFSGLCGFLGMKTATNASARTTSAAMEGLNAGLKVAFRAGAVMGLIVVGFALLDITGWFLILYYLFPKILPGFLEVNPLPQITVIMLSFGMGASTQALFARVGGGIYTKAADVGADLVGKVEVGLSEDDPRNPAAIADNVGDNVGDVAGMGADLYESYAGSILATAALGVAAIAARDHNNIALQLKYLSAPMIIAGIGVVLSILGIYMVRTKEGATMKQLMGSLNFGINGSAVGIAVVSLPVLIYLGLPNMWQIWGAIVAGLVAGLIIGKVTEVFTSHDYAPTRAIAKQAQTGPATVIIEGIAVGMESTAIPVITIVAAVAVSYYLPGGATEPLMGLYGVGIAAVGMLATLGITLATDAYGPIADNAGGNAEMAKLDKSVRERTDQLDALGNTTAATGKGFAIGSAALTALALLAAYLEEIRYGLVHLAHKDTLVIPGEGSVDTLKVSVSQFMDYYDVTLMNPQVLIGLFIGAVMAFYFCALTMKAVGRAAGAMVEEVRRQFREKPGIMRGEEKPDYARCVEISTVGAQREMVFPSLIAIVVPVAVGLIFDVAGVLGLLAGGLATGFVLAIMMANAGGAWDNAKKFIEEGKHKDEYGEKGSEQHKATVVGDTVGDPFKDTSGPSLNILIKLMSMVSVVFAGLIAKYGGVFSSWLGI from the coding sequence ATGCGTGACATCGCTTGCAAGAGACGGTGGCTAAATTGGAAGACATTTCTGATATCCCTGCCCGTTCTAAATTTAGCCACCGTGGCTTTTGCCCAAACAGACACCGTACCGACTGTACCGCCGATATGGTGGATTGCCCCGATTGGCGCACTCATCGCTTTAGGTTTCGCATACCACTTCTACCGCACTGTGATGAAACAGAATGAGGGCAATGAAACGATGCGCGAGATCGCACAATCCGTGCGTGAAGGCGCGATGGCATATCTCAGGCAACAATACAAAGTAGTGGGCATTGTTTTTGTTGTGCTCTGTCTCATCTTCATATTCATGGCTTTTGTCCTTGATGCCCAAAATAAAGTCATACCGTTTGCCTTTCTCACAGGTGGCTTTTTCTCAGGGCTCTGCGGTTTCCTTGGTATGAAGACCGCAACCAACGCTTCCGCCCGCACGACAAGTGCCGCCATGGAAGGACTCAATGCAGGCTTGAAGGTCGCGTTCCGTGCTGGAGCAGTGATGGGATTAATAGTTGTTGGATTTGCCCTTCTTGATATCACCGGATGGTTTCTTATCCTCTATTACCTATTCCCCAAGATATTACCCGGATTTTTAGAAGTAAATCCGCTGCCACAGATTACTGTAATTATGCTCAGTTTCGGTATGGGTGCCTCAACGCAGGCACTCTTCGCTCGTGTGGGTGGTGGTATCTATACCAAAGCGGCGGACGTTGGGGCCGATCTGGTTGGGAAAGTTGAAGTTGGACTTTCAGAGGATGATCCGCGTAACCCCGCAGCCATCGCGGATAACGTCGGCGATAACGTTGGCGATGTCGCAGGCATGGGAGCCGATCTCTACGAATCCTATGCAGGCTCCATCTTAGCAACAGCCGCCCTCGGTGTCGCAGCCATTGCTGCCAGAGATCACAATAACATTGCACTCCAACTTAAATATCTTTCTGCACCCATGATCATCGCTGGCATCGGCGTCGTTCTTTCCATTTTAGGTATCTATATGGTGCGCACGAAAGAGGGCGCGACGATGAAACAGTTGATGGGTTCCCTGAACTTCGGTATCAACGGAAGTGCTGTAGGCATCGCTGTCGTCTCGCTCCCTGTCCTTATCTATCTGGGACTCCCTAACATGTGGCAGATTTGGGGAGCGATAGTCGCCGGGCTTGTGGCAGGTTTGATTATAGGGAAAGTCACTGAGGTCTTTACCTCTCACGATTATGCACCGACCCGTGCCATTGCGAAGCAGGCACAGACCGGACCCGCAACAGTAATTATTGAAGGTATTGCTGTCGGTATGGAATCAACGGCAATTCCGGTTATAACCATTGTCGCCGCAGTCGCCGTTAGTTATTACCTCCCCGGTGGGGCGACCGAACCGCTGATGGGGTTATATGGCGTCGGCATTGCCGCTGTCGGTATGTTGGCGACCCTTGGGATCACCCTCGCCACAGATGCATACGGACCGATTGCAGACAACGCTGGCGGAAACGCCGAAATGGCAAAACTTGATAAAAGTGTTCGAGAACGGACCGATCAGTTAGATGCACTCGGTAACACAACAGCCGCAACTGGTAAGGGATTTGCCATTGGATCGGCAGCACTGACAGCCCTCGCGCTCCTGGCCGCCTATTTGGAAGAAATTCGATACGGATTAGTCCATTTAGCACATAAGGACACACTCGTCATACCCGGCGAGGGCAGTGTTGATACACTCAAGGTTTCGGTCAGTCAATTTATGGATTACTACGACGTTACCCTGATGAACCCGCAAGTCCTCATCGGATTGTTCATCGGTGCGGTGATGGCGTTCTATTTCTGTGCGTTGACGATGAAAGCCGTTGGACGTGCCGCTGGTGCCATGGTAGAAGAGGTCCGCCGTCAATTTCGTGAGAAACCGGGTATTATGCGCGGTGAAGAGAAACCGGATTACGCGCGATGTGTCGAAATTTCAACCGTTGGCGCACAACGAGAGATGGTCTTTCCATCGCTCATCGCTATCGTTGTCCCTGTCGCAGTCGGCTTGATTTTTGATGTTGCTGGCGTATTAGGTTTGCTGGCAGGTGGCTTGGCGACCGGTTTCGTTCTCGCAATTATGATGGCAAATGCCGGGGGTGCGTGGGATAATGCTAAAAAGTTCATTGAAGAAGGCAAACACAAAGATGAATACGGTGAAAAGGGCTCAGAACAACACAAAGCCACCGTTGTTGGTGATACTGTCGGAGATCCGTTCAAAGATACCTCTGGTCCGTCGCTTAACATCCTGATTAAGTTGATGTCCATGGTGTCAGTCGTGTTCGCTGGTCTCATCGCGAAATACGGCGGTGTGTTTAGCAGTTGGTTGGGCATATAG